AGCCTGACGGATGAGTTCGGCGGCGTCGTCCCAATGTGGAGCTACCGGGAATCTCCGCTGATTGACGGAGATCGGTTGATCTGCACGCCAGGCGGGCCCGAGGCAACCGTTGTGGCGCTCAACAAGCTCACGGGCGAGACGCTCTGGCAGTGCAAGGTGCCGGAAGGGGAAGCGGTAGCCGCTCCTCCGCCGGAGAACCCTGGGCGTCGCCGTCGCAACTTCGGCCCCAGTTCCGGCGCGGGCTATGCGTCCGTGATTCCGATCGAGTTCGATGGCCAGCGACAATACGTGCAGTTGGCGGCGAAGGCGCTGATTGGCGTCGCGGCCGAGGACGGCGCGTTTCTTTGGCGCTATGACGCTCCCGCCAATGGCATGGCGATTAACTGCTCGACGCCTTTGTTCCACGATGGCATGGTCTTCGCCTCGTCGGCGTATGGCGCTG
Above is a window of Planctomycetia bacterium DNA encoding:
- a CDS encoding PQQ-binding-like beta-propeller repeat protein; its protein translation is SLTDEFGGVVPMWSYRESPLIDGDRLICTPGGPEATVVALNKLTGETLWQCKVPEGEAVAAPPPENPGRRRRNFGPSSGAGYASVIPIEFDGQRQYVQLAAKALIGVAAEDGAFLWRYDAPANGMAINCSTPLFHDGMVFASSAYGAGGGLAKLTKNADGTIVPAEVFFSKRMQNHHGGMIIIDGALYGANGGNEGGALICLDFKTGDILWDERSKRRAPKGAIAFADGRIYYRAEDGTLLLIEPSREEYLERGRFEQPDRSESPAWAHPVIANGKLYIRDQDVLFCYDVTRP